GAATCGCGTATTGGCGCTGTTGCAGGAATACGGAGTGAATCACATCGACACCGCGCCCATGTATGGTAACGCAGAGAAAGTCATCGGGCCCTGGCTTGCCAAGCATCGGGATGACTTCTTCATTGCCACCAAAACCCGCAGCCGCTCACGCCAAGGAGCCTTGGAC
This genomic window from Candidatus Thermoplasmatota archaeon contains:
- a CDS encoding aldo/keto reductase → MIPRQEFGRTGHQSTRVIFGSWAFKKATQSEANRVLALLQEYGVNHIDTAPMYGNAEKVIGPWLAKHRDDFFIATKTRSRSRQGALD